Proteins co-encoded in one Trichoplusia ni isolate ovarian cell line Hi5 chromosome 19, tn1, whole genome shotgun sequence genomic window:
- the LOC113503505 gene encoding uncharacterized protein LOC113503505 encodes MPIHTWRKVAVRLKKRIPNKFERRVNNLLSKSNGAQSDDASSAYESPDSGIEPPQTDALTLENIIDCNATSSQTISSLDSPDSGIKTEYDSDSSVETSHTNRAGSEINIDEEFSSTAAAAALTDIATSENTIDTETNISTSVRYIDTKVEKRFKIDYTRSLSHLDVLDSEDNIHCESDPSLLPVKHHITYNEQTGRIQDENGDYEIAFKEIARITTFSILEREYKTLLGLSQKSMHFLNELSEDLALPNINILITIKKIRLNEKLGLLALQFGCKEITISRIITKSVVCLAEKMKELIKWPTSLKICEKLPLSFMARYSNVVSILECLEIEIDKPFDADNPSLSWSHNKKCHVVKYLISYTPDGLISFVSQGYGGGTSDVSIVEESRILDHVPPNKAVVANKKFEGISRLFEGKKCSLITVHSILKRNIGQNENIKQIRYHVDRIRSRIREFNLLLPMCFDNNFLPVLDEIVVVACGLINLNYG; translated from the coding sequence ATGCCGATACATACTTGGAGGAAAGTAGCAGTGCGTTTGAAGAAACGTATACCGAACAAATTTGAACGTCGCGTTAACAACCTATTGTCTAAGAGTAATGGTGCGCAGTCTGATGATGCATCTTCAGCCTATGAATCTCCTGACTCTGGAATAGAACCACCTCAAACGGACGCCCTAACTCTTGAGAATATAATCGACTGCAATGCCACCTCTAGCCAAACCATTTCCTCCTTGGATAGCCCAGATTCCGGGATTAAAACAGAATATGATTCTGATTCTAGTGTAGAAACATCTCATACAAACCGTGCAGGTTCTGAAATTAACATTGACGAAGAATTTAGTTCCACTGCCGCAGCAGCTGCACTTACGGACATTGCAACTTCGGAAAACACGATAGACACTGAAACTAATATTTCTACTTCGGTTAGATACATAGATACTAAAGTTGAAAAGCGATTTAAAATTGACTACACTAGATCATTATCTCACTTGGATGTTTTAGATTCAGAAGATAACATACATTGTGAATCCGACCCTAGTCTTTTACCAGTAAAACATCATATTACATACAATGAACAAACCGGCCGCATACAGGATGAAAATGGTGACTATGAAATCGCATTCAAAGAAATAGCGCGCATTACAACTTTTTCTATCTTAGAGAGGGAATACAAAACGCTACTAGGCTTATCACAAAAATCaatgcattttttaaatgaactgaGTGAAGATCTCGCCTTgccaaatataaatattttaataacaataaaaaaaatcagattaAATGAAAAGCTTGGTTTGTTGGCATTACAGTTTGGATGCAAAGAGATCACAATCAGTagaattattacaaaaagtgTAGTGTGTTTAGCAGAAAAAATGAAAGAGTTAATTAAGTGGCCGACATCATTAAAGATATGTGAAAAACTACCATTATCCTTTATGGCTAGATATTCGAATGTTGTTTCAATATTAGAATGTCTGGAAATTGAGATTGATAAACCGTTCGACGCAGACAATCCATCGCTTAGTTGGTCTCATAATAAAAAGTGCCACgttgtaaagtatttaatttcttaCACTCCAGACGGCCTTATAAGTTTCGTATCCCAAGGGTACGGGGGAGGAACTTCAGACGTTAGTATAGTGGAAGAGAGTCGCATTCTAGATCACGTACCTCCTAACAAAGCGGTCGTGGCGAACAAAAAATTTGAGGGTATCTCAAGGTTGTTTGAAGGCAAGAAATGTTCTCTTATAACTGtccattcaattttaaaaagaaatataggccaaaatgaaaacataaagcAGATACGTTATCACGTAGATCGAATAAGAAGTAGAATAAGAGAGTTTAATCTATTGCTACCAATGtgttttgataacaattttCTGCCTGTTCTCGACGAGATTGTAGTAGTTGCTTGtggattaattaatttgaattatggTTAG
- the LOC113503504 gene encoding serine/threonine-protein kinase RIO2: MGKLDVAILRYLTGEDFRVLTAVEMGMKNHELVPGSLVASIANLRHGGVHKLMKELCKHRLLTYERGKHYDGYRLTNAGYDYLALKALTNRKVIASFGNQIGVGKESNIYTVADEDRNPLCLKLHRLGRTCFRNIKSKRDYHAHRNNASWLYLSRISATKEFAYMKALYDRDFPVPKPIDFNRHCVVMQLVNGGPLTHVTAVEDPGALYDELMNLIVRLGNCGVIHGDFNEFNIMIDEDNHPIIIDFPQMVSTSHSNAELYFDRDVRCVREFFKKRFGYESDLYPKFSELERDDVLDTEVACSGYKRTKDVDNDLLEEMGIGLEVSDDEADSEDDDQDAAESANKYTEQDLDELRKEVDASIKNDETVINQITEITVNFTISEKVPEHTKEINSKEDKKQINEEDDEVPTLVQAEENGDLDKNSQKYRLAMIEKALSDVRSMRTYTSASTIAPEVVKQQVKKNLEIRQKKMDRKKAIAKGEASAVTRHRRDNRETIRESHGLWGWDE, translated from the exons ATGGGGAAGCTGGACGTTGCAATTTTACGGTATTTAACGGGAGAGGATTTTCGGGTATTAACTGCA GTGGAAATGGGTATGAAAAATCATGAGTTAGTGCCAGGTTCCCTCGTCGCATCAATAGCAAACTTACGCCACGGCGGAGTACACAAACTGATGAAGGAACTCTGTAAACATAGATTGTTGACATATGAACGTGGAAAACATT aTGATGGATACAGGCTCACAAATGCTGGTTATGACTACTTAGCCCTGAAGGCCCTGACTAACAGGAAGGTGATAGCTTCCTTTGGAAACCAGATTGGAGTGGGGAAGGAGTCTAATATTTACACAGTAGCTGATGAGGATCGCAACCCTTTGTGTTTGAAGCTGCatag GCTCGGCCGCACCTGCTTCCGCAACATTAAGAGCAAACGAGATTACCACGCTCACCGCAACAATGCCTCCTGGCTCTACCTATCCCGCATTTCGGCGACCAAGGAATTTGCTTACATGAAGGCGCTGTACGACAGAGACTTCCCCGTCCCCAAGCCCATTGACTTCAACAGGCACTGTGTTGTTATGCAACTGGTGAATGGAGGGCCATT AACACACGTCACAGCAGTAGAAGACCCTGGAGCGTTGTACGATGAGCTGATGAACCTGATAGTACGTCTCGGCAACTGCGGCGTCATCCACGGCGATTTCAACGAGTTCAACATCATGATTGACGAGGACAACCATCCCATCATCATAGACTTCCCGCAAATGGTCTCCACCTCACATTCTAATGCCGAACT TTACTTCGACCGCGACGTGCGTTGCGTCCGCGAGTTCTTTAAGAAGCGCTTCGGCTACGAGTCAGACCTGTACCCCAAGTTCAGTGAGCTGGAGCGTGATGACGTATTAGACACGGAAGTCGCTTGCTCCGGCTACAAGCGCACCAAGGACGTTGATAACGACCTGCTtgag GAAATGGGCATCGGCCTTGAAGTAAGCGATGATGAGGCTGACTCCGAAGACGATGACCAGGATGCGGCAGAGAGCGCTAACAAGTACACAGAACAGGACCTCGATGAACTCAGGAAAGAG GTGGATGCCTCCATAAAGAATGATGAAACCGTTATAAATCAAATCACTGAAATAACAGTAAACTTTACCATATCTGAGAAAGTCCCTGAacatacaaaagaaattaaCAGCAAAGaggataaaaaacaaatcaacgAAGAAGATGATGAAGTACCAACTTTAGTGCAAGCAGAAGAAAATGGCGACTTGGATAAAAACTCCCAGAAATACAGACTCGCTATGATAGAAAAGGCGTTATCAGATGTTAGGTCTATGAGGACTTATACGTCTGCTAGTACGATAGCCCCAGAAGTAGTTAAGCAACAAGTGAAGAAGAATCTAGAAATAAGACAGAAGAAAATGGATAGGAAGAAGGCTATCGCGAAAGGTGAGGCGAGCGCTGTCACCCGGCACCGCAGGGATAACAGGGAAACTATTAGGGAGAGCCACGGGCTGTGGGGCTGGGATGAATAA
- the LOC113503508 gene encoding arrestin domain-containing protein 2-like, giving the protein MAVSGFYKGAINVDADPAVYYSGQVVSGSVFFDLEQPLNFSVLYIQFLGEANVSWIEIETERINGVENEKRVDYLGREEYVNLTQPLAGGAGPAQLPVGSHNLPFKFQIPITAPSTFVGEKGHITYSLTAYLMYPDGVTKEDLNKEIEVVAPFDLNLGSPRIREPIDLEFEELHGCGCFCNPDPVTVRIRLPLSGYCPGQTIPVAVEVDNESNVEITKMKFQLVSKELYRSIHPASEYVLPEKFLVSAKSGPVMGHSKRNFTYNLKVPHFIAPYLENCTIIDVGYFFRITIKLSGCTDDLDDEAEICLGLVPVSGFLEGEYTHPLANRLPKGPIPVAAATELLPPPAAVGLNGSTSSLQRLQYNAVTSAYPSNPPPYPSGNVPYLSQDTFQSAESIEMKPKPGSDYQIGFKAPTVPVGNVPYTPMFPNPYASQTAVAGGPAPYPTNMAAGNNGLPPHTQGGFVPSAPPPTD; this is encoded by the exons ATGGCAGTGAGTGGTTTTTATAAGGGAGCTATAAATGTAGACGCTGACCCGGCTGTTTATTATTCCGGGCAGGTTGTATCTGGCTCAGTTTTTTTTGACCTCGAGCAACCGCTAAACTTTTCGG TTCTTTATATACAGTTTCTTGGTGAAGCAAATGTATCCTGGATAGAGATTGAAACTGAAAGAATAAATGGTGTTGAGAATGAGAAGAGGGTCGATTATTTGGGCCGTGAAGAATATGTTAACCTTACACAACCATTGGCAGGAGGGGCAG GTCCAGCACAGCTACCAGTTGGTAGTCACAATCTCCCCTTTAAGTTCCAAATACCGATCACTGCGCCATCTACTTTCGTAGGAGAGAAGGGTCACATCACTTACTCTCTCACTGCTTACCTAATGTACCCTGATGGGGTAACCAAGGAAGACTTGAATAAAGAAATCGAAGTTGTTGCTccatttgatttaaatttggGAAGCCCTAGGATCAGA GAACCAATTGACCTGGAGTTTGAGGAGTTGCACGGCTGCGGGTGTTTCTGCAACCCGGACCCTGTGACGGTCCGCATACGACTCCCGTTATCTGGGTACTGCCCCGGACAAACCATTCCGGTGGCCGTCGAAGTCGATAACGAGAGCAATGTGGAGATCACCAAAATGAAATTCCAGCTTGTTTCT AAAGAGTTATACCGCAGCATCCACCCGGCGTCAGAGTACGTGCTTCCGGAGAAGTTTCTGGTGTCCGCTAAGAGCGGCCCCGTCATGGGTCAcagcaagcgcaattttacatACAACCTGAAAGTCCCTCACTTTATAGCGCCTTATCTTGAGAACTGTACTATCATCGATGTCGGATACTTCTTTCGG atcacAATAAAACTATCCGGATGTACTGACGATTTGGATGACGAGGCGGAAATTTGTTTAGGCTTAGTGCCCGTGAGTGGGTTCTTAGAAGGCGAGTATACGCATCCACTAGCCAACCGGCTTCCTAAGGGACCCATCCCCGTGGCCGCAGCAACTGAGTTGCTGCCTCCGCCCGCCGCCGTCGGTCTAAATGGCTCTACTTCCAGCCTCCAGCGTCTCCAGTACAATGCCGTAACATCTGCGTATCCTAGTAACCCACCACCCTATCCAAGCGGGAATGTGCCTTATCTCTCACAGGATACGTTCCAATCTGCCGAATCAATAGAAATGAAGCCGAAACCAGGGTCTGATTATCAGATTGGTTTTAAGGCGCCTACGGTTCCTGTGGGCAATGTTCCATACACTCCGATGTTTCCTAATCCGTACGCCTCGCAGACCGCTGTGGCAGGGGGCCCCGCCCCTTACCCGACAAACATGGCGGCCGGGAACAACGGCCTGCCGCCACACACGCAGGGCGGCTTCGTGCCCTCCGCACCTCCCCCTACCGACTAA